A region of Allocoleopsis franciscana PCC 7113 DNA encodes the following proteins:
- the gshA gene encoding glutamate--cysteine ligase — translation MLLSKGLEIEMYTGTPQGDIVGLSDQIVASLDGFVREPDSRNVEYTTAPIYSYDRLLCAIVRPRQKLRAYLEHLGDYTLLPGSTLSLGGSDRFYRSDPNNPYHDYIEHTYGTKVVTASIHINVGISDPELLMRACRLVRVEAPLYLALSASSPFLDGQPTGSHSTRWQVFPKTPADVPLFESHAHFIQWTEDQLKLGTMQNVRHLWASVRPNGNRRPYDLNRLELRICDLIVDPIALLSVMALLEARIAQLLADPTLDPLERSTFPASTRAADLVALTDANEAAAAQSSLDAELRHWQDGRKILARDWIEEIYPEAWAIAKQNGFSCFLSPLKKILREGNTAQQWLKLHASGLDSRTIIMQGIQAMTVQERDLEDKLCQLLVA, via the coding sequence GTGCTTCTATCAAAAGGCTTGGAAATCGAAATGTACACGGGTACGCCCCAAGGCGATATTGTCGGTCTCTCCGACCAGATTGTGGCGTCCCTGGATGGATTTGTGCGGGAACCGGATAGCCGCAATGTAGAATACACCACCGCACCCATCTATTCCTATGATCGCCTCCTCTGTGCCATCGTGCGCCCCCGGCAGAAATTACGAGCTTATCTAGAGCATTTGGGCGATTACACCCTACTTCCTGGTAGTACCTTGTCCTTGGGCGGGAGCGATCGCTTTTACCGTTCCGACCCGAATAATCCCTACCACGACTACATCGAACATACCTACGGCACAAAAGTTGTTACCGCCAGCATCCATATCAACGTTGGCATCTCTGACCCAGAATTGCTGATGCGGGCTTGTCGATTAGTACGAGTGGAAGCCCCCCTATATCTAGCTCTGAGCGCCTCTTCTCCCTTTTTGGATGGACAACCGACTGGCTCTCATTCCACCCGTTGGCAAGTTTTCCCCAAAACCCCGGCAGACGTTCCCCTGTTTGAAAGTCACGCTCACTTTATTCAGTGGACAGAAGACCAGCTTAAGCTCGGAACGATGCAAAATGTGCGTCACCTCTGGGCATCCGTTCGACCCAATGGCAATCGACGCCCCTATGACCTCAATCGCCTAGAACTGAGAATCTGTGACTTGATCGTCGATCCGATCGCTTTACTCTCGGTTATGGCACTACTGGAAGCTCGCATTGCTCAACTGCTTGCCGATCCCACACTAGACCCACTCGAACGTAGTACATTCCCCGCCTCAACCCGTGCGGCTGACCTGGTGGCGCTGACGGATGCCAACGAAGCTGCCGCTGCTCAATCGAGCTTAGATGCTGAACTCAGGCATTGGCAGGATGGGAGAAAGATTTTGGCGCGGGATTGGATTGAGGAAATTTACCCCGAAGCTTGGGCAATTGCCAAACAAAACGGATTCAGTTGTTTCCTCTCACCCCTCAAGAAAATTCTCCGGGAGGGTAATACTGCCCAGCAATGGTTAAAACTCCACGCCAGTGGACTCGACAGTCGAACGATCATCATGCAGGGTATCCAAGCGATGACGGTTCAAGAACGGGATCTTGAGGATAAGTTATGTCAGCTATTAGTGGCTTAG
- a CDS encoding tRNA (cytidine(34)-2'-O)-methyltransferase: MLRVVLVHPQIPPNTGNVARTCAATSTELHLVGPLGFEISDRYLKRAGLDYWPYVNLHYHESIDAFRAMTQQQGGRWIGFSTKGKCSYVKFQFQANDWLLLGSETLGLPPEVLDACHETVHIPMTQPGVRSLNLSVSAAVALFEARRQLGYLE, from the coding sequence ATGCTAAGGGTTGTCCTAGTTCATCCCCAAATTCCGCCGAATACGGGCAATGTGGCCCGAACTTGCGCGGCTACGAGTACGGAGTTACATTTAGTCGGGCCTTTAGGGTTTGAAATTAGCGATCGCTACCTGAAACGAGCAGGACTCGATTATTGGCCTTATGTTAACCTTCATTACCATGAGTCCATTGATGCCTTTAGAGCGATGACTCAACAGCAGGGTGGGCGCTGGATTGGTTTTAGCACTAAGGGAAAATGTAGTTATGTTAAGTTTCAGTTTCAGGCCAATGATTGGCTGTTGTTGGGTAGCGAAACCTTGGGTCTACCCCCTGAGGTTTTAGACGCCTGCCATGAGACTGTCCATATCCCTATGACCCAGCCAGGAGTACGTAGTTTGAATCTTTCGGTCAGTGCGGCGGTTGCTCTATTTGAGGCACGACGACAATTAGGCTATTTGGAATGA
- a CDS encoding amylo-alpha-1,6-glucosidase — translation MKDLDTREWLLTNGLGSFASGTVCDARTRTYHGWLIAALEPPGRRTLLLSHLDASLEVAGQLWALSTNFWSGGKIDPLGYQLLRSFEIDPVPSWMWGEEHWRLTRQLAMPSGWVEAGDGESLINAQAPLGNRILIQYRYEGTQVATLRLRPIIGDRDFHHQQSANEGLQFSQLVKPQQIYLQGIRADQVGAPWLLRWSGGEYQPEGVWYWNYYYPEENRRGLGDKEDLYSPGYLSVVLHPGEAVTLEARVGWPEVVLPDLNCNSFEQALQAEQERQSQLYAQAPVTVKGEREMIWHQLLRAGDQFIAYRASISGPTVIAGYPWFNDWGRDTLIALPGLTLATGRFTLARGLLETFGAYCRGGLIPNTFPDAGAEPIYNSIDASLWWIEILGIYLETTQDWEFLAQQYPLVRKIYKALTAGTLYHIRVDAADGLLTWNVPNVALTWMDVVIDGHPVTPRRGKPVEINALWYSALCWMTRWTEKLVNDSRNDSVRLSHQAEHYSQQSRKVKASLQKFWNTERNYLYDTIEPDDRRDARIRPNGVLALSLHHCGFAKAQGRRVLRVACDRLLTPYGLRSLDPSDPAYVGYYKGDRFHRDRAYHQGTVWSWLIGPFIRAWKRFYETEPLPWNPLPLLEHFQEQACLGSISEIFDADPPYAPQGAIAQAWSVAELMRHFEDL, via the coding sequence GTGAAAGATTTAGACACGCGGGAATGGTTACTGACCAATGGCTTGGGGAGTTTTGCCAGTGGTACAGTTTGTGATGCTCGCACTCGTACTTATCATGGCTGGTTAATTGCGGCTCTTGAGCCTCCGGGACGCCGGACATTGTTACTCTCTCATCTGGATGCCAGCCTGGAAGTGGCAGGTCAACTCTGGGCACTCTCCACGAATTTCTGGAGTGGTGGCAAGATTGACCCTCTGGGTTATCAACTCCTGCGATCCTTTGAAATCGACCCAGTTCCGAGTTGGATGTGGGGAGAGGAACACTGGCGGTTAACGCGGCAGTTGGCGATGCCTTCTGGCTGGGTAGAGGCTGGAGACGGCGAATCTCTGATTAATGCTCAAGCCCCATTGGGTAACCGAATTTTGATTCAGTATCGCTATGAAGGCACTCAGGTAGCGACTCTGAGACTACGACCGATTATCGGCGATCGCGACTTTCACCATCAGCAATCCGCCAATGAGGGCTTACAATTCTCCCAATTGGTAAAACCTCAGCAAATCTACCTGCAAGGGATTCGAGCCGATCAAGTGGGGGCACCCTGGCTGTTGCGCTGGAGTGGGGGTGAGTACCAACCAGAGGGGGTTTGGTACTGGAATTATTACTATCCAGAGGAAAATCGACGGGGATTAGGCGACAAAGAAGACCTCTATAGCCCTGGGTACCTGAGTGTCGTGCTACATCCAGGTGAGGCTGTGACGCTGGAAGCCAGGGTGGGATGGCCTGAAGTGGTGTTACCCGATCTAAATTGCAATTCATTCGAGCAAGCTTTACAGGCTGAACAAGAACGGCAAAGTCAGCTTTATGCTCAAGCACCCGTGACAGTAAAGGGTGAGCGGGAGATGATTTGGCATCAGTTATTGCGAGCAGGCGATCAATTTATTGCTTACCGCGCCTCGATTTCCGGTCCTACGGTGATTGCGGGTTACCCTTGGTTCAACGACTGGGGACGCGATACCCTGATTGCCCTACCTGGACTAACGTTAGCGACGGGGCGTTTTACGCTGGCGAGGGGATTGTTAGAGACATTTGGTGCTTATTGCCGTGGGGGTTTGATTCCCAATACGTTTCCGGATGCGGGTGCCGAGCCAATCTATAACAGCATTGATGCTTCCCTGTGGTGGATTGAAATTCTGGGAATTTATCTCGAAACAACGCAGGATTGGGAATTTTTAGCTCAGCAATACCCTCTGGTGCGGAAAATCTACAAAGCCCTGACAGCCGGGACTCTCTACCATATCCGGGTTGATGCTGCCGATGGACTCTTGACTTGGAATGTACCTAATGTGGCTCTGACTTGGATGGATGTTGTGATTGATGGTCATCCAGTGACGCCGCGCCGAGGAAAACCGGTAGAAATTAATGCTCTTTGGTACTCTGCTTTATGTTGGATGACGCGATGGACTGAAAAATTGGTTAATGATTCTAGGAATGATAGCGTGCGTCTCTCACACCAAGCGGAACACTATTCACAACAATCGCGAAAGGTCAAGGCTTCTTTACAAAAGTTCTGGAATACAGAGCGGAATTACTTATATGACACGATTGAGCCAGATGACCGACGAGATGCCCGAATTCGCCCAAATGGTGTTTTGGCGCTCTCCCTCCATCATTGTGGATTTGCTAAAGCGCAAGGACGGCGGGTTTTGCGGGTGGCGTGCGATCGCCTCCTGACTCCCTATGGATTACGAAGCCTTGACCCATCTGACCCAGCTTATGTTGGCTACTACAAGGGCGATCGATTCCATCGCGATCGCGCTTACCATCAGGGCACGGTTTGGAGTTGGCTGATTGGGCCATTTATCCGAGCCTGGAAGCGTTTTTACGAAACAGAACCTCTGCCGTGGAACCCTTTACCATTGCTTGAACACTTCCAGGAGCAAGCGTGTTTGGGTTCGATTTCCGAAATTTTTGACGCTGATCCACCCTACGCTCCCCAAGGTGCGATCGCACAGGCTTGGTCGGTGGCTGAACTCATGCGCCACTTTGAAGATTTGTGA